In one Pseudomonas tensinigenes genomic region, the following are encoded:
- a CDS encoding TolC family outer membrane protein, translated as MRLPLFMAVPFALAASFVQAQSLPEAMQQALDVHPEIQAGVNSRLAADYQLRAAKGGYLPKVDLLGGYGREGTDSVTTRANSGNHYETLNRSESSLRLSQMVFDGFATSSEVGRQQATVNSRAYSLLGTSERTALTVAQVYLDVLTRREFVRLAEENLKSHQRIYDQIQLRTQRGVGSGADLDQAEARMAQARNNLITEQTNLADSETNFLSAVGQMPDQLERPAPFMAMMPANLNEARQQMLENSPILRSAESDIAAAEKQYETAKSTFYPRFDAELGRTADNDLDGQNGHNNEWQAMLRMRFNLYSGGSNKADLESKSYLSNQALDIRNNALRQLNEELGLAWNALNNANAQVPIAQQYVDHSTSVRTAYQRQFSLGERTLLDLLDSENELFTASRRLAEIKNIQLFTQYRIKATMGELLRSQGVVAPLASVVQNDVKPKVQLPGMN; from the coding sequence ATGCGTTTGCCCCTTTTCATGGCTGTACCCTTCGCTCTCGCCGCCTCTTTTGTACAAGCACAATCCTTACCAGAAGCCATGCAGCAGGCACTGGATGTCCATCCGGAAATCCAGGCTGGGGTCAACAGTCGTTTGGCCGCGGATTATCAATTAAGAGCGGCAAAAGGTGGATACCTGCCGAAGGTCGATCTGCTCGGCGGTTATGGTCGTGAAGGCACCGACAGCGTTACTACCCGCGCCAATTCCGGTAACCACTACGAAACCCTGAACCGCAGCGAGTCAAGTTTACGTCTCTCGCAAATGGTTTTTGACGGTTTTGCGACGTCCAGCGAAGTCGGGCGTCAACAAGCCACCGTTAACTCCCGCGCTTACTCCTTGCTGGGCACTTCCGAGCGCACCGCGCTGACTGTCGCCCAGGTCTATCTGGACGTGCTGACCCGCCGCGAATTCGTGCGTCTGGCCGAAGAAAACCTCAAGAGCCACCAGCGCATCTACGACCAGATCCAGTTGCGCACCCAACGCGGCGTTGGCAGCGGTGCCGACCTCGATCAGGCTGAAGCGCGGATGGCCCAGGCCCGCAACAACCTGATCACCGAGCAGACCAATCTGGCCGACTCGGAAACCAACTTCCTCAGCGCCGTTGGCCAGATGCCCGATCAACTCGAGCGTCCGGCGCCGTTCATGGCGATGATGCCGGCCAACCTCAATGAAGCGCGCCAGCAGATGCTGGAAAACAGTCCGATCCTGCGTTCGGCCGAGTCCGACATCGCCGCCGCCGAGAAGCAATATGAAACCGCCAAATCGACCTTCTACCCACGTTTCGACGCCGAGCTGGGCCGCACAGCCGACAACGACCTCGACGGCCAGAACGGTCACAACAACGAATGGCAAGCCATGCTGCGCATGCGCTTCAACCTCTATTCCGGTGGCAGCAACAAGGCCGATCTGGAATCCAAGTCGTACCTGTCGAACCAGGCGCTGGACATCCGCAACAACGCCCTGCGTCAGTTGAACGAAGAACTCGGTCTGGCTTGGAACGCCTTGAACAACGCTAACGCGCAGGTGCCGATTGCGCAGCAATACGTCGATCACAGCACCTCGGTGCGCACCGCTTACCAGCGTCAGTTCAGCCTTGGCGAACGGACCCTGCTCGATTTGCTCGACAGCGAAAACGAGTTGTTCACCGCTTCGCGGCGTCTGGCGGAAATCAAAAACATTCAGTTATTTACTCAGTACCGAATCAAGGCGACCATGGGCGAGTTGCTCAGAAGCCAGGGAGTGGTCGCACCGTTGGCATCCGTTGTGCAGAACGACGTCAAGCCCAAGGTCCAGCTGCCTGGGATGAATTGA
- a CDS encoding type I secretion system permease/ATPase, which translates to MESEVSRVQLSHDPRALHDDPLLDGLLALCMLHQKPASAAMLTTGLPLPKQRLSVELLPRAAARAGLQGRVLQRKLEEIPAIAMPALLLLKDGRSAVLLGWQGDNEARVLLSETDGGESIVSRELLADDYTGKVFFAQPQHKFDVNHGTLIPRARSWFRDTLKRSRWLYADAIAASFLINIIAMAAPLFVMNVYDRVVPNQAEATLWVLALGITGAYIFDLILKSLRSLCLDLAGKKTDLIISATLFERIVGMSMKYRPARVGSFAQNIHEFQSLRDFLASLTLTSLIDLPFTILIFIVIAILGGHLVWIPVLAFPIALLIGYALQKPLVATMERTMALGAERQSSLIETLAGLDAVKVNNAESERQYQWEQTIGTLSRLELRVKMLSGLAMNITLLIQQLAGVIMIVFGVYQIIAGNLSMGGLIACYMLSGRALSPLASLSGLLTRYQQARVTMTSVDQMMELPQERNFEERPLSRKVLQGAIECRQLSFTYPEQQNPALKNINLVIRPGEKIGIIGRSGSGKSSLAKLLVGLYQPDDGALLVDGVDIRQIDVSELRYNIGYVPQDIQLLAGTLRDNLVSGARYVEDELVLQAAELAGVHEFARLHPQGYELQVGERGQNLSGGQRQNVALARALLLNPPILLMDEPTSAMDNTGEERLKQRLAAVIENKTVVLVTHRASLLSLVDRLLVIDRGQILADGPKAAVMEALKKGQISVA; encoded by the coding sequence GTGGAATCAGAAGTCAGTCGAGTTCAACTCAGTCATGATCCACGCGCGTTGCACGACGATCCTTTACTGGACGGACTGCTCGCCCTTTGCATGCTTCATCAGAAACCCGCCAGCGCGGCGATGCTGACCACCGGCCTGCCGCTGCCCAAACAACGCCTCAGTGTCGAGTTGCTGCCCCGCGCCGCGGCTCGCGCCGGCCTGCAAGGTCGGGTGCTGCAACGCAAACTGGAAGAAATTCCGGCGATCGCCATGCCGGCCTTGCTGCTGCTCAAGGATGGTCGCAGCGCCGTCCTGCTCGGCTGGCAGGGTGACAACGAAGCGCGGGTGCTGCTCAGCGAAACCGACGGCGGCGAGTCCATCGTCAGTCGCGAACTGCTCGCCGACGATTACACCGGCAAAGTCTTTTTCGCTCAGCCGCAACACAAATTCGACGTCAACCACGGCACGCTGATTCCGCGTGCACGCTCGTGGTTCCGCGACACCCTCAAGCGTTCGCGCTGGCTGTACGCCGATGCGATCGCCGCGAGTTTCCTGATCAACATCATCGCCATGGCCGCGCCGCTGTTCGTGATGAACGTCTACGACCGCGTGGTGCCGAACCAGGCCGAAGCGACCCTGTGGGTGCTGGCGCTGGGTATCACTGGCGCCTATATCTTCGACCTGATTCTCAAGAGCCTGCGCAGCCTGTGCCTGGATCTGGCCGGGAAGAAAACCGACCTGATCATCTCGGCGACGCTGTTCGAACGCATCGTCGGCATGTCGATGAAATACCGCCCGGCGCGGGTCGGCAGCTTTGCGCAGAACATCCACGAGTTTCAGAGCCTGCGCGACTTCCTTGCCTCGCTGACCCTGACCAGCCTGATCGACCTGCCGTTCACCATCCTGATCTTTATTGTCATCGCCATTCTCGGCGGGCATCTGGTGTGGATTCCAGTGTTGGCGTTCCCGATTGCTCTGCTGATCGGCTACGCCTTGCAGAAGCCGCTGGTGGCCACCATGGAACGCACCATGGCCCTCGGTGCCGAGCGCCAGTCGAGCCTGATCGAAACCCTCGCCGGCCTTGACGCGGTCAAGGTCAACAACGCCGAAAGCGAACGTCAGTATCAGTGGGAACAGACCATCGGCACCCTCAGCCGCCTCGAGCTGCGGGTGAAAATGCTCTCCGGTCTGGCGATGAATATCACCTTGCTGATCCAGCAACTGGCCGGGGTGATCATGATTGTCTTCGGCGTCTACCAGATCATTGCCGGCAACTTGAGCATGGGCGGTCTGATTGCCTGCTACATGCTTAGTGGCCGCGCCCTCAGCCCGCTGGCCTCGTTGTCCGGTCTGCTGACCCGTTATCAGCAGGCACGGGTGACCATGACTTCGGTCGACCAGATGATGGAGCTGCCGCAAGAGCGCAATTTCGAAGAACGCCCGCTGAGCCGCAAGGTTCTGCAAGGCGCGATCGAGTGCCGCCAGCTCAGCTTCACCTACCCGGAACAACAGAACCCGGCGTTGAAGAACATCAATCTGGTGATCCGTCCCGGCGAGAAGATCGGCATCATCGGCCGCAGCGGCTCGGGCAAGAGCTCCCTCGCCAAACTGTTGGTCGGCCTGTATCAGCCGGACGACGGTGCCTTGCTGGTCGACGGTGTGGATATCCGCCAGATCGACGTCAGCGAACTGCGCTACAACATCGGCTACGTGCCGCAAGACATTCAACTGCTGGCCGGCACCCTGCGTGACAACCTCGTCTCCGGCGCACGCTATGTAGAAGACGAGCTGGTCCTGCAGGCGGCCGAACTGGCCGGCGTCCACGAATTCGCCCGTCTGCATCCGCAAGGCTATGAGCTGCAAGTCGGCGAACGTGGGCAGAACCTCTCCGGTGGCCAACGGCAGAACGTCGCGCTGGCCCGGGCGCTGTTGCTCAATCCGCCGATCCTGTTGATGGACGAGCCGACCAGTGCGATGGACAACACCGGTGAAGAACGCCTCAAGCAACGCCTCGCGGCGGTGATTGAAAACAAGACCGTGGTGCTGGTCACGCACCGGGCTTCACTGTTGTCGCTGGTCGATCGTCTGCTGGTGATCGACCGCGGACAGATTCTCGCCGATGGCCCGAAAGCCGCCGTGATGGAAGCGTTGAAGAAGGGGCAGATCAGTGTTGCTTAA
- a CDS encoding HlyD family type I secretion periplasmic adaptor subunit, whose product MLLKSGFKDSIRRYFKGSASLQGQPLPEVNKALIEDAPRVVRLTIWAIIGFFIFLLLWANFAVIDEVTKGDGKAIPSSKIQKIQNLEGGIISELFVKEGQIVEAGAPLIRLDDTRFASNVGETEADRLSMLLRVERLSAEVDDRPLNFPEDVLKAVPGQAKSEESLYISRRQQLHDEIGGLQEQLIQRQQELREFASKQAQYRQQLGLQRQEINMSEPLVAQGAVSPVEVLRLKRAEVETRGQLDATTLAIPRAESAIKEVQRKIDETRGKFRSEALTQLNEARTDLNKASATGKALEDRVSRTLVTSPVRGIVNKLLVNTIGGVIQPGSDMVEIVPLDDTLLVEAKIRPQDIAFLHPGQEAIVKFTAYDYTIYGGLKAKLEQIGADTITDEDKKTTYYIIKVRTERSHLGTDEKPLLIIPGMVASVDIITGKKSVLSYLLKPIIRARAEALHER is encoded by the coding sequence GTGTTGCTTAAGTCGGGTTTCAAGGATTCGATCCGTCGCTACTTCAAAGGCTCGGCATCGCTGCAGGGCCAGCCGCTGCCGGAGGTCAACAAGGCGCTGATCGAAGACGCCCCGCGGGTCGTGCGTCTGACCATCTGGGCGATCATCGGCTTCTTCATCTTCCTGCTGCTGTGGGCCAACTTCGCCGTGATCGACGAAGTGACCAAGGGCGACGGCAAGGCGATTCCGTCGTCGAAGATCCAGAAAATCCAGAACCTTGAGGGCGGGATCATCTCCGAACTGTTCGTCAAGGAAGGCCAGATTGTCGAAGCCGGCGCACCGCTGATTCGCCTCGACGACACGCGATTTGCCTCCAACGTCGGCGAAACCGAAGCCGATCGCCTGTCGATGCTGCTGCGCGTAGAACGCCTCAGCGCCGAAGTCGATGACCGTCCGCTGAATTTCCCCGAAGACGTGCTCAAAGCCGTGCCGGGTCAGGCGAAAAGCGAAGAGTCGCTGTACATCAGCCGTCGTCAGCAACTGCACGACGAGATCGGTGGGTTGCAGGAGCAGTTGATTCAGCGTCAGCAAGAGCTGCGCGAATTCGCCTCCAAGCAAGCGCAGTATCGTCAGCAGCTTGGCTTGCAGCGCCAGGAAATCAACATGTCCGAGCCGCTGGTGGCGCAGGGCGCGGTGTCGCCGGTGGAAGTGCTACGTCTGAAGCGTGCCGAGGTGGAAACCCGTGGTCAGCTGGATGCAACGACGCTGGCCATCCCGCGTGCCGAATCGGCGATCAAGGAAGTGCAGCGCAAGATCGACGAGACGCGCGGCAAATTCCGCAGCGAAGCGCTGACCCAACTCAATGAGGCGCGCACCGACCTGAACAAGGCCAGCGCGACCGGCAAGGCCCTGGAAGACCGCGTCAGCCGTACGCTGGTGACATCGCCGGTACGCGGCATCGTCAACAAGTTGCTGGTCAACACCATTGGTGGCGTGATCCAGCCGGGCAGCGACATGGTCGAAATCGTACCGCTGGATGACACCTTGCTGGTCGAAGCGAAGATCCGTCCGCAGGACATTGCCTTCCTGCACCCGGGGCAGGAAGCGATCGTCAAATTCACTGCCTACGACTACACCATCTACGGCGGGCTCAAAGCCAAGCTTGAGCAGATCGGTGCCGACACCATTACCGACGAAGACAAGAAAACCACCTATTACATCATCAAGGTGCGTACTGAGCGCAGCCACTTGGGTACCGATGAAAAGCCGTTGCTGATCATCCCGGGGATGGTTGCGTCGGTGGACATCATTACCGGCAAGAAGTCGGTGTTGAGTTATCTGCTCAAGCCGATCATTCGTGCGCGAGCCGAGGCGTTGCACGAGCGCTGA
- a CDS encoding TauD/TfdA dioxygenase family protein — protein MSAATASPSAATAAPQTFEIRPFSGAVGAEIIGLDLTRSINDQDFARIHRAHLDHHVVVFRDQQITPQQQIDFSRRFGVLQIHVLKQFLLANHPEILIVSNIIENGQNIGLGDAGKFWHSDLSYKELPSLGSMLHAQELPSEGGDTLFADMHKAWDNLPEALRKAVEGRSAAHSYTARYSETKFEGNWRPTLTPEQLAQVAEVVHPVVRTHPENGRKALFVSEGFTTRIVGLPEDESQQLLTELYAHSVLPQNIYRHQWQPHDLVFWDNRSLIHLAAGCPAHLRRKLYRTTIQGDAPF, from the coding sequence ATGTCCGCAGCTACTGCTTCCCCAAGCGCCGCGACCGCCGCGCCGCAAACTTTCGAAATTCGTCCGTTCAGCGGTGCCGTCGGCGCCGAAATCATCGGCCTCGACCTCACCCGGTCGATCAATGATCAGGACTTCGCGCGCATCCATCGCGCGCACCTGGATCACCACGTCGTGGTGTTCCGCGACCAGCAAATCACCCCGCAGCAACAGATCGACTTCAGCCGCCGCTTCGGCGTGTTGCAGATCCATGTGCTCAAGCAGTTCCTGCTGGCCAATCACCCGGAAATCCTCATCGTTTCCAACATCATCGAAAACGGCCAGAACATCGGCCTCGGTGATGCCGGCAAATTCTGGCACTCCGACCTCTCCTATAAAGAGCTGCCAAGCCTCGGCTCGATGCTCCACGCACAGGAGTTGCCGTCCGAGGGTGGCGATACCCTGTTCGCCGATATGCACAAAGCCTGGGACAACTTGCCCGAAGCGTTGCGCAAAGCGGTCGAAGGCCGCAGTGCCGCGCACTCCTACACGGCGCGTTACAGCGAAACCAAATTCGAAGGCAACTGGCGCCCGACCCTGACCCCGGAGCAACTGGCTCAGGTCGCGGAAGTGGTGCACCCGGTGGTGCGTACGCACCCGGAGAACGGACGCAAGGCGCTGTTCGTCAGCGAAGGTTTCACCACGCGCATTGTCGGCCTGCCCGAAGACGAGAGCCAGCAACTGCTGACCGAGCTCTACGCCCACAGCGTGCTGCCGCAAAACATCTACCGCCATCAGTGGCAGCCCCACGATCTGGTGTTCTGGGACAACCGTTCGCTGATCCATCTCGCCGCCGGCTGCCCGGCGCACCTGCGCCGCAAGCTGTATCGCACGACCATTCAGGGCGACGCGCCTTTCTGA
- a CDS encoding ABC transporter ATP-binding protein, whose amino-acid sequence MNAPLPGHAASNPIARSDALLAVDHVSLEYRTPQRVVRATHQVSFEIDPADRYVLLGPSGCGKSTLLKAVAGFIQPCEGEIRLQGQRVDAPGPDRIVVFQEFDQLPPWKTVKQNVMFPLLASRTLKKKEAEERALHYLEKVGLAAFADAYPHTLSGGMKARVAIARALAMQPKILLMDEPFAALDALTRRKMQEELLLLWEEVRFTLLFVTHSIEEALVVGNRILLLSPHPGRVRAEVHSHQYDLHSLGGVAFQESARRIHRLLFDEGQSPETERDHDFNDIRIAY is encoded by the coding sequence ATGAACGCTCCCTTGCCAGGCCACGCGGCCAGCAACCCGATCGCTCGCAGCGACGCGCTGCTGGCGGTCGATCATGTCAGCCTCGAATACCGCACGCCGCAACGTGTGGTGCGCGCCACTCACCAAGTCAGTTTTGAAATCGACCCGGCCGATCGCTACGTGCTGCTCGGCCCCTCGGGTTGCGGCAAATCCACCTTGCTCAAAGCGGTCGCCGGGTTCATTCAACCGTGCGAAGGCGAGATCCGTCTGCAAGGCCAGCGCGTCGACGCGCCAGGGCCGGACCGCATCGTGGTGTTTCAGGAGTTCGATCAACTGCCACCGTGGAAAACCGTCAAACAGAACGTGATGTTTCCGCTGCTCGCGTCGCGAACGCTGAAGAAAAAAGAAGCCGAAGAACGCGCGCTGCACTATCTGGAAAAGGTCGGTCTGGCGGCGTTTGCCGACGCCTACCCGCATACCTTGTCCGGCGGCATGAAAGCGCGCGTGGCGATTGCCCGAGCGTTAGCGATGCAGCCGAAAATCCTCTTGATGGACGAACCGTTCGCCGCCCTCGATGCACTGACCCGGCGCAAAATGCAGGAAGAATTACTGCTGCTCTGGGAAGAGGTGCGCTTCACCCTGTTGTTCGTCACCCACTCGATTGAAGAGGCGTTGGTGGTCGGCAATCGCATCCTGCTGCTGTCGCCGCATCCCGGCCGAGTGCGCGCCGAAGTGCACAGCCATCAATACGACTTGCACAGCTTGGGTGGCGTGGCGTTTCAGGAGTCGGCGCGGCGCATTCATCGTCTGCTGTTCGACGAAGGCCAGTCGCCGGAAACCGAGCGTGACCACGACTTCAACGACATTCGCATCGCCTATTGA
- a CDS encoding ABC transporter permease — MSHSSSVREEFEIVLEPLTEVPVERELSLGTRLWQQGWLRKGLILIVLAVLWEVVARIQNNDLMLPSFLQTSHALFEGLLSGELLVKVWISLVVLIKGYLIGIVLAFALTTLAVSTQLGRDLLSTMTSMFNPLPAIALLPLALLWFGLGQNSLIFVLVHSVLWALALNTYAGFLGVSETLRMAGRNYGLKGLRLVLFILIPAALPSILAGLKIGWAFAWRTLIAAELVFGATSGKGGLGWYIFQNRNELYTDKVFAGLAVVILIGLLVENLVFDTLERVTVKRWGMQR, encoded by the coding sequence ATGAGCCATTCATCATCTGTGCGTGAAGAGTTCGAAATTGTGCTGGAGCCGCTGACTGAGGTGCCGGTCGAGCGTGAACTGTCGCTCGGCACGCGGCTGTGGCAACAGGGCTGGTTGCGTAAAGGCCTGATCCTGATTGTGCTGGCGGTGCTGTGGGAAGTGGTCGCGCGAATCCAGAACAATGACCTGATGCTGCCGAGTTTCCTGCAGACCAGCCATGCGCTGTTCGAGGGGCTGCTCAGTGGTGAGTTGTTGGTGAAGGTGTGGATATCGCTGGTGGTGCTGATCAAGGGTTATCTGATTGGCATTGTCTTGGCATTTGCCCTGACCACCCTTGCGGTGTCGACGCAATTGGGCCGTGATCTGCTGAGCACGATGACCTCGATGTTCAATCCGCTGCCGGCGATTGCCCTGTTGCCGTTGGCGCTGCTGTGGTTTGGCCTGGGGCAGAACAGTCTGATTTTCGTGCTGGTGCATTCGGTGTTGTGGGCGCTGGCGCTGAATACCTATGCCGGGTTTCTCGGCGTTTCGGAAACCCTGCGCATGGCTGGGCGCAATTATGGTTTGAAGGGCTTGCGGCTGGTGCTGTTCATCCTGATTCCGGCAGCGCTGCCGTCGATTCTCGCCGGGCTGAAGATTGGCTGGGCGTTTGCCTGGCGCACGTTGATTGCGGCGGAACTGGTGTTTGGCGCGACCAGTGGCAAGGGCGGGTTGGGCTGGTACATCTTTCAGAATCGCAATGAGCTGTATACCGACAAGGTGTTTGCCGGGTTGGCGGTGGTGATTCTGATTGGGTTGCTGGTGGAGAATCTGGTGT